Proteins co-encoded in one Flavivirga eckloniae genomic window:
- a CDS encoding MerC domain-containing protein, with translation MTQTKKIYWADKLGAFNALLCIVHCLAAPTLLALGIGFLSNPIIAFLFILVTFISIYKATSGKFIKGISIFLWVAFIGFVISISLEGRAEIFEYGTFLFSSSIILGHFYNIRNCLKS, from the coding sequence ATGACACAAACAAAAAAGATATATTGGGCAGATAAATTAGGAGCATTTAATGCTTTACTGTGCATAGTTCATTGCCTTGCAGCGCCAACATTGCTTGCGTTGGGCATTGGTTTTTTAAGTAATCCAATAATTGCTTTCTTGTTTATCTTAGTAACTTTTATTTCTATTTATAAAGCTACTAGTGGAAAATTTATTAAAGGAATTAGTATTTTTTTATGGGTTGCTTTTATTGGTTTTGTAATATCAATTTCGCTAGAAGGACGTGCTGAAATTTTTGAATATGGGACGTTTCTATTTTCTTCGTCAATTATTCTTGGACATTTTTATAATATACGTAATTGTTTAAAATCTTAA